The genomic DNA GGGATCCGTGCCGGAGAGTGCGTCGCCGGTCATCCATTCGTACTGCCAGACGGAGTTGCCGAACCCGTCGCCTGCGGGATTTGAGCCGCCGGTGGTGAACTGGTGCATGCGCCGCCATTCGATGATCTCTGCTGTTGCGGGCGGGGCGAGGATGAGCAGAGCGAGAGCGAGGGCGATGCCGCGTGCGGCACGCAAGAGAAGGACCTTGGGATTCATGACGCCACTCCTGACCCACGAGCCGGTGTTCACGCACCGGTCGTACTTTCTCCACATGAGGAGCATGCCTCAAGGTTGAGAAAAGTCAATAAATCTTTCCTGGAACAGGACTTGCGCCTCGTGCGTATGCAACGGCCCGGGTGTGACAGGGTGGGGGGCGCGCCGGTACGATGGGGGCGTGCGATCGGGCTCCGGAACGCTTGTGCTGATGGATGGTTCGTTGCCGTCACTTGTGGCGGCGGCGATGGCGCGCGAGGGGCGGCTTGAGAGTGTGGGTGGAGAGGTGTCGGCTGGGGCGAGCGATGGAGTTCGCGGCCCGGTTGCGTGGCTGATCGGGAACAGCACGATGCTTCGGTGTGCGGCGGCCCAGGCCGAGGCACTCGGGATGCCGATCGTGGCGCGGGGCGAGCCGAGCGAGGAGATGTCGGTCGAGCGAGCGAGCGGGCTGGTGTTGCTTGCGTGCGCGATCGCGGGCGCGAGGTTGGGGTGCGGGGCGGTTGTGTGGGGTGCGCACTGTGCGGCTCCGGGGAGCGAGACCGAGGTCGAGATCGATCGCGTTGCGGAGGGAATCGATCGCGCGACGCTGATCGGGCGTCTTGCATCGCTGGAAGCGAGGGCGGAGGTCGATGTTCAGACGCCGTTCATCGATCTGTGTGATCTTCAGATCGCTGACCTTGCGATCGACATGGGCGTTGATCCGACCTCGTGCTGGTGGGCGAAGGGGGATGGCGCGGCGATGGCGGAACGTCGGCGTTGGAAGGCCGCGCTGCGGGAGCGTGGGGTTGTGGGAATGGGGCAGGGGTAAACATCAACAGTGGGTGCAGGGAGCACGGACCCGGAGCGGGTCAGTGGCACTTTGCTCTGCTTACTGATTCAGCGCAGAACGCTCTGGAGCGTGGTGCCACCAAGAGCGGATCCACCCAAGAATCGGCCGGGTCTACACTTGCCGCCTGTTGTCACATGGAGACTTGCAATGGCCGGAAGTGAAGGCGGAAAGCTCGTCGTTGGCGCTCGGAATGATGGTCGCGGTGCCGTGCATCGTTGGGCCGAGACGCTGATTCCGACGGCGCGCGAAGCGCCGGCCGACGCGGAGACGCCGAGCCACATCTGGCTGGTGCGGGGCGGATACATCCGCAAGGTGGCGGCGGGGGTGTATGACTATCTGCCCCTGGCGTGGCGGGTGCTCCAGAAGATCAGCGCGATCGTGCGTGAGGAGATGGATGGGGCCGGATCGCGCGAGCTGTTCATGCCCGTGTTCGTGCCGATGGAGTTTTATAACGAGACCAAGCGGCACGAGGCGTATGGCGACTTGCTGTTCACTGTGAAGGATCGCAAGGGAAACGTGGCGGCGCTGGGGCCGACGCACGAGGAGACGATCACAGAGATGGTGCGGGGCTCGATTACGAGCTACAAGCAACTGCCCTTGGGGCTGTACCAGATCCAGACGAAGTTTCGCGATGAGGCGCGGCCCCGTGCGGGGCTGCTGCGCTGCCGCGAGTTCATCATGAAGGATGCGTACTCGTTCCATCTTGAGGTGGAGGGAGTGGGGGGGCTGAACGAGGCGTATGACGCCATGTACAAGGCGTACTCGAACACGTTCAGTCGGTGCGGGCTGGATTACTCGGCGGTCGAGGCGGAGAGCGGGCCCATCGGCGGCTCGGCGAGCCACGAGTTCATGGTGAACTGCGAGAGCGGCGAGGACACGATCCTGAAGTGTCCTGTGTCGGGGTACGCCGCGAACGTGGAGAAGTGCGAGATCGGCGAGCGGGCGAGGGGCACGTTCCAAGAGCCGGCGACGGGTGAGCTGACGGAGGTTCACACGCCGAATCTGCCGGGGATTGACGAGGTCGGGAAGTTCATGAAGGTGAAGCCCGATCGGATGCTGAAGACGATTGTCTTCCAGGTCACCGGACCCGCGCCCGGAACGAATCAGATGATGGTGGGGGGAAAGCAGCCGAGTTGGATCATCGCGTGTGTGAAGGGTGATCACGACGTGAACGAGGGGAAGGTCAAGCAGGCGAGCGGGTGGCAGGTCGCTCTCGCGGATGAGAAGGCCGCGAAAGCCGCGGGGTTCGCGATCGGGTATGTCTCGCCCCGCACGGTGAACACGGTGCCGGGGACGCTGCTGCTCGTGGACAACGACGCGAGCATGGGCGGGTTCTGGGCGACGGGTGCGGACAAGCCGGACCATCATGTGAAGCACTTCAACTGGCGGCGGGACGTGGGTCAGAAACTGGATGACCCGAGTTATGTAAAGGTGGCGGACATCCGGAACGCCATGGCGGGGGACCCCAGCCCGAGAGCGGCGGGGGCGACGCTGGTCGCGGCACGCGGCATCGAGGTCGGCCACATCTTCAAGCTGGGCACCAAGTACTCCGACGCCATGGGGCTCGGCGTGCTGGATGACAAGCAGCAGAAGCGTTCGGTGATCATGGGGTGTTACGGCATAGGTGTGAGCCGCACGATGGCTGCGTGCGTCGAGATGAGCCACGATGCCAACGGAATCATCTGGCCGCCGGCGATCGCACCGTACCACGTGCTGATCACGCTGATGAAGCCGGAGGATGCGAAGCAGCATGAGGTCGCGAAGGAGATCGCCGCGAATCTTGCGGCGGCTGGCGTTGATGTCCTCATCGATGATCGCGACGAGCGGCCGGGCGTGAAGTTCAAGGATGCGGACATTGTGGGAATCCCCGTGCGGCTGACGATCGGTGACAAAGCGCTGGAGCAGGGGGGCGTTGAGTTCAAGATGAGGAAGGACACCCAGGGGAAGGGCGAGGTCGTGCCCCTAGCCCAGGTCGTGAGCAGATGCGTCGACGCGCTGAATGGGTGAGGAGGAGCGGGCGTGACGAGCGAGCGATTCCGGATTGTCGAGGCATCCGGCGACGAGGCGATGCGAGTAGCCGCCGCGCTGTTCAGGGAGTACGCGTGCGTTCTTCCGCACGGGCTCGAGTACCAGGGGTTCGAGGAGGAACTTGCGACGCTCCCGGGGAAGTACGCTCGGCCCGATGGGTGCATCCTGCTCGCTTACGTCGGCGAGGTGGCGGTTGGATGCGTGGCAATGCGCGAGTTGGCGCCCATGCCCGGCGAGATTGGGCGTTCGTGCGAGATGAAGCGGCTGTACACACGGGCGTCGGCGCGGGGGATGGGGGTTGGGCGTGCGATCTGCCAGCGCTTGCTCGAAGAAGCAAGGCGAGCGGGCTACGCCCGGATGAAGCTGGACACCGATGAGCAGTTGCAGGCGGCGGTGTGTTTGTACGAGTCGCTGGGGTTCGTGCGTATCCCGAGGTACAACGACGATCCGATGCCGTGCACGCTGTGGATGGCCCGGGAGCTCGGATGAGCGGGTGCCCGGTCCTCTCTATTTTACATAACATGTATTATAGGACGTTGTATTGGGGGCGGGCTTTGGGGTTTGCTGAGGCGATAGCGTGATTCTGCCGTTAGGATGCTGGTATGCGGAGTCTCGTGAGGGTTGTGGCTCTGATTGCGCTCTGGGTCGTGTTGATCACGCTGGCCCACGGCGCGATCAATTTGGATGTCTTCAAGCCGCGGCGGGCGGGTGATGGCGGGAAGACGTTCAAGATCGGCTTCCTGCCGGTCACGTGCCACCTGACGTGCCCGGTGACGCACTTCATTAATAAGAGCATGACGGGCGAGGAGATCTTCGAGCCGATCCGGTTCAATGGGTGGCCGGAGTTGAAAGAGGCGTATCTCTCAGGGTACACGCGGGCGACATTTATTCTCGCGCCGATGGCGATGCGGCTTCGCGAGGAGGGTGTGCCGCTGAAGATTGTGTATCTGGGGCATCGCGACGGCACGGCGATGATGGTGCACAAGGATTCTTCGATCTTCAGGATCGAGGACCTGAGGGGGAAGACTGTCGCGGTTCCGAATCGTTTCTCGAATCAGCGGTTGCTTTTGTTCAAGGCGTTGCGCGAGCGCGGGATGTCGATCAATGACATCAAGCTTGTGGAGATGCCTCCCCCGGACATGCCCGCGGCGCTCTACGCGAAGGCGGTCGATGCGATCACATCGGGCGAGCCGTTCATGGGGCAGACGGAGCTGGACGGGTACGGTCGGATTCTGTACCTGACAAAGGATGTGTGGCCTGAGTTCATTTCTTGCGTGCTTGCGGTGCATGAGGACGCGATCAAGAACGATCGCGAGACGGTGCAGCGACTGGTGGATGGGATCGCCAGCAGCGGCAAGTGGATCGACGAGTCGATGGATCATCGGATGCAGGCCGCGGACTTTGTGAGCCGCCACTATTACAACCAGGACCCGCGGCTCTTGCAGCATGTCCTGAGCAAGCCGCCGGACCGTGTGAAGTACACGAATCTGGCACTGCGTCGGAAGGACTTCGAGGAGATCGAGCGTCTGGGGCGTGAGGGCGGGATCCTTGAGGGGAAGGCGGGGTTTGACGACTACTGCGATACCACGTTTGTGCCTGATGACGCGGTGGTGAAGCCGTACCTCTGGGAGAGCCCGAAGTGAGCGGCTCCACCCGGCGGGCGAGCGTGAGAACACAGCGTCGGCTGGAGCGGTATGCGCTGCCGGCGCTGGTGGGCGTGCTGTTTCTGTGCATGTGGGACGCGCTGGTGCGGATATCGGGGAGTGACCTCTTTCCGAAGCCGATCGAGGTTGCGAGGGGGATCGGGGAGCTGATCGAGAAGGGGCTGCTGCACAAGTACATCGTCGCGTCGCTGTTCCGAGTCACGTGGGGCTTCACGCTTGCGATGGCGGTGGGCATTCCGCTCGGGTTGTTCATGGGGTGGTTCAGGTGGGCGTTTCAGGCGTTGAACCCTGTGATCCAGGTGTTGAGGCCGATCTCCCCCATCGCCTGGATTCCGGTAGCGATTCTGTGGTTCGGGGTGTCGGACGCGGCCCCGATCTTCCTGATCTTTCTGGCGAGCGTGTTCCCGATTGCGGTATCGGCGGCGGCGGCGGTCGCGAACATCCAGCCGGTGTATGTGCGGGCGGCGCGGAACTTCGAGTTGTCGAGGTTCGAGCTGTTCCGGCGGGTGATCGTGCCGGCGACGCTGCCGCAGATCATCACTGGGCTTCGGATCGCGCTCGGCATCGCGTGGCTGGTTGTGGTGGCGGCGGAGATGATCGCCGTGAGTTCGGGGCTTGGATTCCTGATCATCGACGCGAGGAATGCCGGGAAGCGGTATGACCTCGTTGTTGCGGGGATGGTGATGATCGGGCTGATCGGACTGGGGCTCGACCTGTTGGTGAGGCGGATGGAACGGATGGACGTGGTGCGCTGGGGGTATCACAACCAATGACACGCGCGGAGTCTGATCCGGGGAGTCGAACGGGCGGCGCGTCCCTCGCGGGAAAGAGCGCCGACGCGGTGGTGCGCGTACGGGATGTGTGGATGACGTTCGCCGGCAAATCGCGTGACAGCGATGTGCATGTGCTCGAGGGTGTGCACGCGGATGTGCGTGCGGGTGAGTTTGTTTGCATCGTGGGCCCTTCGGGGTGCGGCAAATCGACGCTCTTGAACATTGTGGCGGGGTTCATCCCCCCCACCTCGGGCGAGGTGATGGTCGAGGGAAAGCGTGTGAGCCGGCCGGATGCGAGGCGGATCTTTGTGTTTCAGGAGAACGGCGTCTTTCCCTGGCTGACAGTGGCGCAGAATGTGGGATTCGGTCTGCAGAGACGCGAGCCGTCGGAGCGCCAGCGGATCGTGCAGCACTACATCGACATGGTCGGGCTCACGGGGTTTGAGCGTGCGTTCCCGCGTGAGCTTTCGGGGGGGATGCGTCAGCGGGTCGAGATCGCCCGTGCACTGGCCTCGCAGCCCTCGATCATCTACATGGATGAGCCGTTCGGCGCGTTGGACTATCTCACGCGGCTGAAGATGCGTGCGGACCTGATCCGCATCTGGCAGGAGGAGAAGAAGACGATCCTGTTCGTGACGCACGACATTGAGGAGGCGGTGCAACTGGCCGACCGGGTGCTCGTGATGACGCGCCGCCCGGCCACGATCAAGGAGGAAGTGAGGGTTGATCTCCCTCGGCCTCGCGACATCGATTCGCCCGATTATCTGAGGGTGCGGGACCGCATCTTTGATGCGATGGGAATCGATCGGACCACGGGACGGAGCGGGGACGGCGCGTCGCTGGACGAGAAGAGTGTGGTTCCGGGGCTGTGATCGCGCGGAATCAAGGATCTGCGCCTTGCTATCCGGTGGTCTGTCGTGGACGATTGGACCATGGCGCATCACGAGGCGGAGATCCTGCTCGGAACCGGTCCACTGGCGATCGATCTGGTGCTGCACGCAGCCCGAGGGCGGGGCGTGAGGGTTGGTGGGGATGCAGCGAGTGCGATGCTTGCATCGCGGGCGGTCATCGAGGGGATCCGCGACTCGGCGGAGCCCCACTACGGGATCAACACTGGGTTTGGATCGCTCTCGCGGAAGCGGGTGTCGCCCGAGGACCTGCGGGACTTGCAGCGGAACCTCGTGAGATCGCATGCAGCGGGGGTTGGGGAGCCGTTGCCGACGGATGTGGTGCGGGCGATGATGGTGATTCTGGCGGGCTCGCTGGCGCGAGGCATGTCGGGCGTGAGGCCGGTCGTGGTCGAGACGATCGCTGCGATGCTGAACGCGTGCATCACGCCGATCGTGCCGTCACTTGGCTCCGTGGGCGCGTCGGGCGATCTTGCGCCGCTGGCGCACGTCGCGTGCGCGCTGATCGGTGAGGGGGAGGTTGAGTTCGGAGGGAAGCGGACGACGGCGGCCGAGGCGATGCGAGTATCCGGGATTCAGCCCCTTGTGCTGGAGGCGAAGGAGGGGCTCGCGCTGATCAACGGCACGCATCTGATGGCGGCGCAGGGTGTGCTGCTGTGCGCTGAACTGGAGTTGTTGACGGGTGCGGCGATCGCGGCTGCGGCGATGTCGATCGATGCGAGCCGCGGGACGGATGCGTTTCTTGATCCTCGGGTTCACGAGGCGCGTTGCCAGCCGGGGCAGAAGGATGTCGCGGCGCGGGTGCTGGCGTTGCTGAAGGGGAGTGAGATTCTGCCTTCGCATGCGGAGAACGACCCTCGCGTGCAGGACCCCTACTCCCTTCGGTGCATGGCTCAGGTGATCGGTGCGGCGACCGATTGCTTTGCGTATGTTCGCGAGTGCGTCGAGCGCGAGCTGGGCGCAGTGACGGACAACCCCTTGGTCTTCGCGGGGAGCGGGCAGGGGGGCGGGGATGTGGTTTCTGCGGGAAACTTTCACGGGATGCCGTTGGCGGTGCCGCTGGACGTGGCGACGATCGGGATCTCGCACATCGCGGGGATCAGCGAGCGGCGGACGTTCTGGATGCTTTCGGCGTTTGATGCGGAGAGTCACCTGAGGCCGTATCTGAGCCCGGAGCCGGGGTTGAACTCGGGTCTGATGATCGCTCAGTACACGGCGGCAGCGCTGTGCAATGAGATCATCGGGCTGGCGACGCCGGCGAGCGTGGCGAACATCGTGACGAGCGCGGGGATCGAGGACTACAACTCGTTCGGCCCTCGGGCGGCGGCGAAGGCGAGGCGTGCGGCGGATCTTGCGATGCACGTTGTGGCGATCGAGTTGATCTGTGCGGCTCAGGGGATTGAGGCGCATCGTCCGTTGAAGACTGGAAAGGGCATCGAGCGGGTGCATGAGGCGGTGCGGAGAGTGGTGCCCGCGTTGGAGAAGGATCGGTCGCCAGCGCCGGATATCGAGGCGGCGGTTGGGCTGATCCGGAGCGGCGAGATCGAGCGTGCGATGAGCGGCGTGTGAGGAGCGAGTGATGACACTGATGGAAGCGAATCAGGTGAAGCAGTCGGCTGGGGCTCGCGTGGTTCGAGCGGCGCGTGGGAATGAGCGAGTCTGCAAGACGTGGCAGGCGGAGGCCGCGTTGCGGATGTTGATGAACAACCTTGATCCTGAGGTTGCGGAGCATCCGGAGACGCTCGTGGTGTACGGCGGACGAGG from Phycisphaeraceae bacterium includes the following:
- the hutH gene encoding histidine ammonia-lyase, with product MAHHEAEILLGTGPLAIDLVLHAARGRGVRVGGDAASAMLASRAVIEGIRDSAEPHYGINTGFGSLSRKRVSPEDLRDLQRNLVRSHAAGVGEPLPTDVVRAMMVILAGSLARGMSGVRPVVVETIAAMLNACITPIVPSLGSVGASGDLAPLAHVACALIGEGEVEFGGKRTTAAEAMRVSGIQPLVLEAKEGLALINGTHLMAAQGVLLCAELELLTGAAIAAAAMSIDASRGTDAFLDPRVHEARCQPGQKDVAARVLALLKGSEILPSHAENDPRVQDPYSLRCMAQVIGAATDCFAYVRECVERELGAVTDNPLVFAGSGQGGGDVVSAGNFHGMPLAVPLDVATIGISHIAGISERRTFWMLSAFDAESHLRPYLSPEPGLNSGLMIAQYTAAALCNEIIGLATPASVANIVTSAGIEDYNSFGPRAAAKARRAADLAMHVVAIELICAAQGIEAHRPLKTGKGIERVHEAVRRVVPALEKDRSPAPDIEAAVGLIRSGEIERAMSGV
- a CDS encoding ABC transporter permease, whose product is MSGSTRRASVRTQRRLERYALPALVGVLFLCMWDALVRISGSDLFPKPIEVARGIGELIEKGLLHKYIVASLFRVTWGFTLAMAVGIPLGLFMGWFRWAFQALNPVIQVLRPISPIAWIPVAILWFGVSDAAPIFLIFLASVFPIAVSAAAAVANIQPVYVRAARNFELSRFELFRRVIVPATLPQIITGLRIALGIAWLVVVAAEMIAVSSGLGFLIIDARNAGKRYDLVVAGMVMIGLIGLGLDLLVRRMERMDVVRWGYHNQ
- a CDS encoding ABC transporter substrate-binding protein, with translation MRSLVRVVALIALWVVLITLAHGAINLDVFKPRRAGDGGKTFKIGFLPVTCHLTCPVTHFINKSMTGEEIFEPIRFNGWPELKEAYLSGYTRATFILAPMAMRLREEGVPLKIVYLGHRDGTAMMVHKDSSIFRIEDLRGKTVAVPNRFSNQRLLLFKALRERGMSINDIKLVEMPPPDMPAALYAKAVDAITSGEPFMGQTELDGYGRILYLTKDVWPEFISCVLAVHEDAIKNDRETVQRLVDGIASSGKWIDESMDHRMQAADFVSRHYYNQDPRLLQHVLSKPPDRVKYTNLALRRKDFEEIERLGREGGILEGKAGFDDYCDTTFVPDDAVVKPYLWESPK
- a CDS encoding GNAT family N-acetyltransferase → MTSERFRIVEASGDEAMRVAAALFREYACVLPHGLEYQGFEEELATLPGKYARPDGCILLAYVGEVAVGCVAMRELAPMPGEIGRSCEMKRLYTRASARGMGVGRAICQRLLEEARRAGYARMKLDTDEQLQAAVCLYESLGFVRIPRYNDDPMPCTLWMARELG
- a CDS encoding proline--tRNA ligase, translated to MAGSEGGKLVVGARNDGRGAVHRWAETLIPTAREAPADAETPSHIWLVRGGYIRKVAAGVYDYLPLAWRVLQKISAIVREEMDGAGSRELFMPVFVPMEFYNETKRHEAYGDLLFTVKDRKGNVAALGPTHEETITEMVRGSITSYKQLPLGLYQIQTKFRDEARPRAGLLRCREFIMKDAYSFHLEVEGVGGLNEAYDAMYKAYSNTFSRCGLDYSAVEAESGPIGGSASHEFMVNCESGEDTILKCPVSGYAANVEKCEIGERARGTFQEPATGELTEVHTPNLPGIDEVGKFMKVKPDRMLKTIVFQVTGPAPGTNQMMVGGKQPSWIIACVKGDHDVNEGKVKQASGWQVALADEKAAKAAGFAIGYVSPRTVNTVPGTLLLVDNDASMGGFWATGADKPDHHVKHFNWRRDVGQKLDDPSYVKVADIRNAMAGDPSPRAAGATLVAARGIEVGHIFKLGTKYSDAMGLGVLDDKQQKRSVIMGCYGIGVSRTMAACVEMSHDANGIIWPPAIAPYHVLITLMKPEDAKQHEVAKEIAANLAAAGVDVLIDDRDERPGVKFKDADIVGIPVRLTIGDKALEQGGVEFKMRKDTQGKGEVVPLAQVVSRCVDALNG
- a CDS encoding ABC transporter ATP-binding protein; amino-acid sequence: MTRAESDPGSRTGGASLAGKSADAVVRVRDVWMTFAGKSRDSDVHVLEGVHADVRAGEFVCIVGPSGCGKSTLLNIVAGFIPPTSGEVMVEGKRVSRPDARRIFVFQENGVFPWLTVAQNVGFGLQRREPSERQRIVQHYIDMVGLTGFERAFPRELSGGMRQRVEIARALASQPSIIYMDEPFGALDYLTRLKMRADLIRIWQEEKKTILFVTHDIEEAVQLADRVLVMTRRPATIKEEVRVDLPRPRDIDSPDYLRVRDRIFDAMGIDRTTGRSGDGASLDEKSVVPGL